A portion of the Hemiscyllium ocellatum isolate sHemOce1 chromosome 42, sHemOce1.pat.X.cur, whole genome shotgun sequence genome contains these proteins:
- the foxb1a gene encoding forkhead box protein B1a isoform X2, translating into MPRPGRNTYSDQKPPYSYISLTAMAIQSSPEKMLPLSEIYKFIMDRFPYYRENTQRWQNSLRHNLSFNDCFIKIPRRPDQPGKGSFWALHPNCGDMFENGSFLRRRKRFKVLKADHLAAVGKGPDAAHYLQQQAKLRLSALAVSASPLAQLPAAYGMAGSQSGGFKHPFAIENIIAREYKNVVASGLAFQPLPPGYPMPLTSVGGSLGTGWHHMYSASVMDTDYSPYGVPLKPLPHVGQTLPAIPVPIKASPGAVTALPSLSGPISALLSGGSAGALSPGSPPLSSGHRSPSPGETLSGRPGAALQSVAVH; encoded by the exons ATGCCTCGCCCGGGTCGGAACACTTACAGCGACCAGAAACCGCCCTACTCCTACATCTCGCTGACGGCCATGGCTATCCAGAGCTCCCCGGAGAAGATGCTGCCCCTCAGCGAGATCTACAAGTTCATTATGGACCGCTTCCCCTATTACCGGGAGAACACTCAGCGGTGGCAGAACTCGCTGCGGCACAACCTCTCCTTCAACGACTGCTTCATCAAGATCCCCCGGAGGCCCGACCAGCCGGGCAAGGGCAGTTTCTGGGCCCTGCACCCCAACTGCGGCGACATGTTCGAGAACGGCAGCTTCCTGAGGCGTCGCAAGCGCTTCAAGGTGCTGAAGGCGGACCACCTGGCGGCGGTGGGGAAGGGACCGGACGCCGCTCACTACCTGCAGCAGCAAGCCAAGCTGCGGCTCAGCGCCCTGGCCGTCTCTGCCAGCCCCCTGGCCCAGCTGCCCGCCGCCTACGGCATGGCAGGATCCCAGAGCGGCGGCTTCAAGCACCCCTTCGCCATCGAGAACATAATCGCCCGGGAGTACAAGAATGTGGTGGCCAGCGGTCTCGCCTTCCAGCCCCTGCCCCCCGGGTACCCCATGCCCCTCACTTCGGTCGGGGGGAGCCTGGGCACCGGCTGGCACCACATGTACAGCGCCAGCGTGATGGACA CTGACTACAGCCCCTACGGCGTGCCCCTCAAACCCCTGCCCCACGTCGGTCAGACCCTGCCGGCCATCCCGGTGCCGATCAAAGCCAGCCCGGGCGCGGTGACCGCCCTGCCCTCGCTGTCCGGCCCGATCTCCGCCCTCCTGTCCGGCGGCTCGGCGGGGGCTCTCAGCCCCGGCTCCCCGCCGCTCAGCAGCGGCCATCGGAGTCCGAGTCCCGGGGAGACGCTGAGCGGGCGGCCCGGCGCCGCTCTGCAGTCGGTGGCAGTGCACTGA
- the foxb1a gene encoding forkhead box protein B1a isoform X1 — MPRPGRNTYSDQKPPYSYISLTAMAIQSSPEKMLPLSEIYKFIMDRFPYYRENTQRWQNSLRHNLSFNDCFIKIPRRPDQPGKGSFWALHPNCGDMFENGSFLRRRKRFKVLKADHLAAVGKGPDAAHYLQQQAKLRLSALAVSASPLAQLPAAYGMAGSQSGGFKHPFAIENIIAREYKNVVASGLAFQPLPPGYPMPLTSVGGSLGTGWHHMYSASVMDTAPPAPPPPPPPPPPPPPPHPPLSVPGGTPDYSPYGVPLKPLPHVGQTLPAIPVPIKASPGAVTALPSLSGPISALLSGGSAGALSPGSPPLSSGHRSPSPGETLSGRPGAALQSVAVH; from the coding sequence ATGCCTCGCCCGGGTCGGAACACTTACAGCGACCAGAAACCGCCCTACTCCTACATCTCGCTGACGGCCATGGCTATCCAGAGCTCCCCGGAGAAGATGCTGCCCCTCAGCGAGATCTACAAGTTCATTATGGACCGCTTCCCCTATTACCGGGAGAACACTCAGCGGTGGCAGAACTCGCTGCGGCACAACCTCTCCTTCAACGACTGCTTCATCAAGATCCCCCGGAGGCCCGACCAGCCGGGCAAGGGCAGTTTCTGGGCCCTGCACCCCAACTGCGGCGACATGTTCGAGAACGGCAGCTTCCTGAGGCGTCGCAAGCGCTTCAAGGTGCTGAAGGCGGACCACCTGGCGGCGGTGGGGAAGGGACCGGACGCCGCTCACTACCTGCAGCAGCAAGCCAAGCTGCGGCTCAGCGCCCTGGCCGTCTCTGCCAGCCCCCTGGCCCAGCTGCCCGCCGCCTACGGCATGGCAGGATCCCAGAGCGGCGGCTTCAAGCACCCCTTCGCCATCGAGAACATAATCGCCCGGGAGTACAAGAATGTGGTGGCCAGCGGTCTCGCCTTCCAGCCCCTGCCCCCCGGGTACCCCATGCCCCTCACTTCGGTCGGGGGGAGCCTGGGCACCGGCTGGCACCACATGTACAGCGCCAGCGTGATGGACACAGCCCCGCCGGCGCCCCCGCCGCCTCCGCCCCCGCCCCCGCCGCCCCcgcctccccaccctcctctctccgtCCCCGGCGGGACCCCTGACTACAGCCCCTACGGCGTGCCCCTCAAACCCCTGCCCCACGTCGGTCAGACCCTGCCGGCCATCCCGGTGCCGATCAAAGCCAGCCCGGGCGCGGTGACCGCCCTGCCCTCGCTGTCCGGCCCGATCTCCGCCCTCCTGTCCGGCGGCTCGGCGGGGGCTCTCAGCCCCGGCTCCCCGCCGCTCAGCAGCGGCCATCGGAGTCCGAGTCCCGGGGAGACGCTGAGCGGGCGGCCCGGCGCCGCTCTGCAGTCGGTGGCAGTGCACTGA